The genomic interval TTGTACTCTGTCCCGTGTAGAATTTACACTTCTTTGAATATTTACAAGACTAATTCTATTTAggaatatttttgaaaataggaatctgttttatttcatatttatttgataaTTCTCTGTTAATATAAGGTTTCGTATCACTGTATTCTGTTGAACTAcgcatttaaaaataatggtgcTTCAAAGGATACTTTGAATGATTTAATAGAAAAAAGACTTGTTTTGGCGACGtttaaaaatggaaagaaacttttaaatattcatagaACTTTTAAATAGTTCTTTACCAGTTTAAAGTTATTAGGAAAAATTGTTATGTATCGAACCAAAAATGGATCTTCTATTGTATTGCTTAAAGAACCCATGTTGTAGCATgcttatttttaagagtgtatttcCTGTTTATCTCATCTTTCACTTTTGGGCTTAGCCATTTATTGTCTGCGGAAAATTGACTCACATTAAAGACTGATTTTGACTTGATTGGTATTTATCAGTGGTATTTTAAACATCAGTAAGAATCCTTGGGCTAGTCTTCTAACACTTCAGTAGCCAAACACCATAAAAATCGGGGTCATTTCATGCAGCTTTGTACTGTATATCCTTCTCCTCAAACTTACCCCTCAGCCCTGCAGCAACATGCCTCACAACAGTGCCAGCAGTATGTTTGGTGGAGCTGGTGGTCGGGATTCTCGGGCCTCAGTGTCCAATCTCCAAAACTTGAGGAAAGCTCTGCGGCCCGAGAGCCTGCGGCCTGAGAGCAAGCAGCAGCAACCACAGCAGTCGCAGCCTCTGAACAACACAGCACCTGCCCCTGTACCTGCTGACGACAAGAAGACCATGGTGGACCTGAACAACCGCCTCTCTGGATACTTAGGACGAGTGAAGGAACTGGAGAAGTCCAACCAAGATCTGGAGGACAAGATCAGAGACATCCTGGAAAAGAGAGGACAGACAGTTGACCGTGACTGGGATGAGATTGAGAAGCCACTGGCTGACCTCAGGAAGCAGGTGAGGAATGAACTGACAGttttaaactgatttaaataatttaattaaataaaattgtattaattactaacattaattaattaattcccaGTCAGTGGGTGACTTGAggtgagaggttttttttttcaaggaaaTGTAAATCTCTTACTATTCTCATGTTTGTAGATCAGAGACAAGACCATGGAAAATGCCGCTATTTTACTGCAAATTGACAACAGCAAACTGGCGGATGATGACTTCAAAAACAAGTAAGAGACATCTTTCTTTCACTGTTTTCTATCTTTGTGGTGAAAGACATTAACGTTTAATAGCAAcaacaaagctttttttttttttttaatatatatccGGGTTCTATAACCATTAGGATTCGAGGCTTGTCACACTGCTGCGgaaaatagggtgaccagacgtcctcttttttagacttaaaaaatgtccgggcggaatttcacaaacgtccgggattttgtttttttaggagcttacatagaatttcgagaagcgtttcgttcacaaactagtcccgccctcccctactccgattggttcgcttgagtgagaagggggcgtgtgaagtagcctaaaatctttggATTGGGcagtctgactgtagcgctaccgtgaTTGGTCGATAACGTTTGTAGTCTTTagttacgtcaggcaaagctcatgtagcgatacccaccctcatctcgagcagctatgccgaaacgtaaatttaagttctcggatgaattaaaaaagaaatgcccatgttttgtgtagcaaataaaggtgtaaaggacctaacagcacaccatctcagatctggtcaccctacggAAAATAACGAAAACATACAAGAAAAGGCTCGTTTACCGTGTTTTGGCCTCTTTAAATTACCATCTTCTTTGCGTTAAAACGGAGGTAAACAgacttttttttgtctcttttgCGGTTTCTTTGACAGGCTGGAGGTGGAACGTTTTGCGCGCCAGAACCTGGAGCACGAGGTGTCGGAACTGAAGAGAACTATCGACGACTCGCAGATCGTGCGTCTCAACGTTGAGAGCGAGATCGAGTCATTGAAAGAGGAGCTGGCTTACCTCCAGAAGGACCACCGCGATGTACTATTACCTTCTGACTTATTTCACCTGAGTTTAACCTTTCTGCTAACCTGCCCCTGCTACTGCTTACTTTTGTAGCCCCAAAAAGTCTTAAATACCCACAAGTTCAAATAAACCTATCACGAGTAACGCTATACCCAggaaacatttagccgttgattcaacgttgaaataacgtaatgactgccgtctaatcaacgttctcttaaggttgaaaatgaaagttgaaaagacgtccaaacacagacattgaaaagacgactattagacgaattttggacgtccatagacgttattaattggtcaccacttaactaaatTATTAAgatccattgacgtttaaaatatgtccttgacggacagactacttttagacctattttgaacgtccagggacgttccttgtttactgggtagtcC from Hoplias malabaricus isolate fHopMal1 chromosome 3, fHopMal1.hap1, whole genome shotgun sequence carries:
- the LOC136692440 gene encoding keratin, type I cytoskeletal 18-like isoform X1 is translated as MPHNSASSMFGGAGGRDSRASVSNLQNLRKALRPESLRPESKQQQPQQSQPLNNTAPAPVPADDKKTMVDLNNRLSGYLGRVKELEKSNQDLEDKIRDILEKRGQTVDRDWDEIEKPLADLRKQIRDKTMENAAILLQIDNSKLADDDFKNKLEVERFARQNLEHEVSELKRTIDDSQIVRLNVESEIESLKEELAYLQKDHRDEVALLKEKIKDCSVNVEADSSQSNLSETINKIRGQYEKLASKNREDTNEWYKNKFENIKVEVARNTEALQSSRTEINELRRVKQMREIDIQALQKTIQSLEETLKDSNGRYGREMSRLNRIIQQLEAELTKVRNNIERQSEDYQALLNIKMKLEAEIEGYRKLIGGIEDGVEFSLEQALQKSNESSKAQH
- the LOC136692440 gene encoding keratin, type I cytoskeletal 18-like isoform X2 translates to MPHNSASSMFGGAGGRDSRASVSNLQNLRKALRPESLRPESKQQQPQQSQPLNNTAPAPVPADDKKTMVDLNNRLSGYLGRVKELEKSNQDLEDKIRDILEKRGQTVDRDWDEIEKPLADLRKQIRDKTMENAAILLQIDNSKLADDDFKNKLEVERFARQNLEHEVSELKRTIDDSQIVRLNVESEIESLKEELAYLQKDHRDEVALLKEKIKDCSVNVEADSSQSNLSETINKIRGQYEKLASKNREDTNEWYKNKFENIKVEVARNTEALQSSRTEINELRRVKQMREIDIQALQKTIQSLEETLKDSNGRYGREMSRLNRIIQQLEAELTKVRNNIERQSEDYQALLNIKMKLEAEIEGYRKLIGGIEDGVL